In one window of Ovis aries strain OAR_USU_Benz2616 breed Rambouillet chromosome 3, ARS-UI_Ramb_v3.0, whole genome shotgun sequence DNA:
- the MSGN1 gene encoding mesogenin-1, which produces MDNLRETFLSLEDGLGSSDSPGLLSSWDWKDRAGSFELTQASPSQSLSPAPSLESYSSSPCQAVAGLACGHGGANGRGGDDCSGLGTSGLTEVDYDMLAFPPAYLQGGTKAQKGTKVRMSVQRRRKASEREKLRMRTLADALHTLRNYLPPVYSQRGQPLTKIQTLKYTIKYIGELTDLLNNGREPRPQSA; this is translated from the coding sequence ATGGACAACCTGCGAGAGACCTTCCTCAGCCTGGAAGATGGCTTGGGTTCCTCTGACAGCCCTGGCCTGCTGTCCTCCTGGGACTGGAAAGACAGGGCGGGGTCCTTTGAGCTGACCCAGGCCTCTCCCTCCCAGAGCCTCTCCCCAGCTCCATCCCTGGAGTCCTATTCTTCCTCTCCCTGTCAGGCTGTGGCCGGGCTTGCCTGTGGGCATGGAGGTGCCAATGGTCGGGGCGGCGATGACTGCAGCGGCCTTGGGACCAGCGGCCTGACGGAGGTGGACTACGACATGTTGGCTTTCCCGCCTGCCTACCTGCAGGGTGGCACCAAGGCTCAGAAGGGCACCAAGGTCAGGATGTCTGTCCAGCGGAGACGGAAGGCCAGCGAGAGGGAGAAGCTTCGGATGAGGACCTTGGCTGATGCCCTGCACACCCTCCGGAATTATCTGCCCCCTGTCTACAGTCAGAGGGGCCAGCCACTCACCAAGATCCAGACGCTGAAGTACACCATCAAGTATATCGGAGAGCTCACAGACCTTCTCAACAATGGCCGAGAGCCCCGGCCCCAAAGCGCTTGA